One window from the genome of Sulfodiicoccus acidiphilus encodes:
- the metG gene encoding methionine--tRNA ligase yields the protein MKVLVASAWPYVNAVPHLGNLVGSHLSADVFARYARLRYGKENVVFVSGSDEHGTPIEVEAIRRKTSPRELTDQAHDYDVKLFDGWELSFDNYSRTESPVHKRFVSDFLMGLRDYLEVKEEEIPYCEVDRIYLPDRFVKGTCPYCGFEDARGDQCDNCGRLLSPELLKDPRCSICSSKPVWKRTVHWFFNLERLEEDLKSWLERAKFPKNVEAVAMSWVTEGLRPRSLTRDNSWGIPAPFPGAEGKTIYVWFEALLGYLSATVEFFERKGKKEEWLNFWKGQDVRSYYFMGKDNIPFHAVILPAMLLASKKGYSLPYMIAASEYLLYEGQKFSKSRKVGIWIDEALEIMDVEYWRYLLIRLRPEERDMNFAWKEAIRIINTELNNDLGNYINRVLSMIKRSFNSVVPQISNPSQNDLNFRAFMEEVVVEVSKKYDDAKLKGALESTLQLAREGNQYLNRASPWDAIAKGRMEEAGTVLTIAVNSIRTLGILLYPVMPTHMNYLYSMLNLGKVEDDVWDSAGKLTIKPGHKIGEVRTLFKKLPDDFEKEVEEKLKDARRKIEAVRPPLLR from the coding sequence ATGAAAGTCCTAGTAGCCTCAGCGTGGCCATATGTAAACGCTGTTCCTCACCTGGGTAACTTAGTTGGGTCTCACCTTTCTGCTGACGTGTTCGCCAGATATGCCAGGTTGCGTTATGGAAAGGAAAACGTGGTTTTCGTCAGTGGGAGCGATGAACATGGAACACCCATTGAGGTTGAGGCTATACGAAGGAAAACAAGTCCTAGGGAGTTAACGGATCAAGCTCACGACTACGACGTTAAGTTATTCGATGGATGGGAGCTCAGTTTCGATAACTATTCTAGGACCGAATCTCCTGTTCATAAGAGGTTCGTCTCAGATTTTCTGATGGGACTGAGGGACTACCTAGAAGTCAAGGAGGAAGAAATCCCTTACTGTGAAGTGGACAGAATATATCTCCCTGATAGGTTCGTAAAGGGTACTTGCCCTTACTGTGGCTTCGAGGATGCTCGGGGAGACCAGTGCGACAACTGTGGTAGACTCCTTAGTCCTGAACTGCTCAAGGATCCTAGATGTAGTATTTGCTCGTCGAAGCCAGTTTGGAAGAGAACAGTGCATTGGTTCTTCAATCTCGAAAGATTAGAGGAGGATTTGAAGAGTTGGTTAGAACGGGCCAAGTTCCCAAAGAACGTTGAGGCGGTAGCGATGAGTTGGGTAACTGAAGGTCTGAGGCCTAGGAGCCTCACCCGCGATAACTCGTGGGGAATTCCAGCTCCATTTCCAGGAGCTGAGGGTAAGACTATTTACGTGTGGTTCGAAGCCCTCTTAGGATATCTGTCAGCTACTGTGGAATTCTTTGAGAGGAAAGGAAAGAAGGAAGAGTGGCTCAACTTCTGGAAAGGCCAGGATGTGAGAAGTTATTATTTCATGGGTAAAGACAATATACCCTTCCATGCCGTGATCCTTCCGGCAATGTTGTTGGCCTCTAAGAAAGGATATTCTCTTCCGTACATGATAGCGGCCTCGGAATACCTCCTCTACGAAGGGCAGAAGTTCAGTAAAAGCAGGAAAGTTGGAATCTGGATTGACGAGGCCTTGGAGATCATGGATGTTGAGTATTGGAGGTATCTCTTGATTAGACTGAGGCCTGAGGAGAGGGACATGAACTTCGCTTGGAAGGAGGCAATACGCATAATCAACACCGAACTCAACAACGATTTAGGGAACTATATTAACAGGGTTCTTTCCATGATAAAAAGGAGCTTCAATTCAGTTGTCCCCCAGATCTCTAATCCCTCTCAGAACGACCTTAACTTTCGCGCATTCATGGAAGAGGTGGTGGTGGAAGTGTCTAAGAAGTATGACGATGCAAAGCTGAAGGGAGCATTAGAATCTACCCTTCAACTAGCTAGGGAAGGTAACCAATACCTAAACAGAGCCTCACCATGGGATGCTATAGCAAAGGGCAGAATGGAAGAAGCTGGAACAGTTCTCACTATAGCTGTAAATTCCATAAGGACTCTAGGCATATTGCTTTACCCGGTCATGCCTACTCACATGAACTATCTTTATTCCATGCTGAACTTAGGAAAGGTTGAAGACGACGTTTGGGACTCAGCTGGAAAGCTTACAATTAAACCAGGACATAAGATCGGTGAGGTAAGAACGTTGTTCAAGAAGTTGCCCGACGACTTTGAAAAGGAGGTAGAAGAAAAATTAAAGGACGCTAGAAGGAAAATTGAGGCAGTAAGACCGCCCTTGCTTAGGTAG
- a CDS encoding V-type ATP synthase subunit I, giving the protein MIFPEDMVRVGIFAERESLNQVVSRILRFGMFQPEEPASGISDVRMDEARRVLSYIQEHINKVGLIMEVAGLDKLTEGRMKVTDWFEAAEEVNKQASELENKFSEAFEELGQVRGELEIVKGKLKELEPFKEINISMSQIYQSQLFEMAFGIANETQLAKLKEYDWIATNAVALGKDWYAVLLVSEKGTELSKVVKEVGLRRLESLEGLQGSPSAAYSELSKQAEELERRAQELKRRFGERVRKEELEIRAVLGRLWTVRDAMTMISKARVSEFFLQFEGFTPEKLVKKLQKELQGIATVTWDRPRRYGEKEEPPTYVPLGKAARVFESLTEIYGTPSYWEISPTVFLIVSFPILFALMFPDLGNAIVIFLFALWFRKYGIRRNSRTIKDISLVLLYSSVGAMITGLIARGFFGPLPVGGTRELGIPGGQPGPLPWPIPTSVYTAPGSIVSVLLPFGEYVNISQTVPNAILLSILIGAIALFVSALLGLINAIKKRDLEYIKYDKLPVFLLYLVPIIIFAYGTTDPSNYFGAVIQVLTGVLNGLEHLFTPQLNTPANVLGYILIFWVGLTLLYNWIAKILLLRRHEGGSIGYAVGLGFVEGGFEAGLLLFSNTVSFIRILVFALAHYYILYAFSYMAYLVARTPNVLSILANPLAVVILIIGNLLAIALEGLIVFIQDLRLHFYEMFSKFYEGRGRSFSPVSTYVNLETT; this is encoded by the coding sequence TTGATATTCCCTGAGGACATGGTTAGAGTAGGAATATTCGCCGAAAGGGAGTCCCTCAACCAAGTTGTGAGTAGAATTCTAAGGTTCGGAATGTTTCAACCAGAGGAGCCAGCTTCTGGAATAAGTGACGTGAGGATGGATGAGGCTAGGAGAGTGCTGAGCTACATTCAAGAGCACATCAACAAAGTGGGGCTAATAATGGAAGTAGCTGGTCTTGACAAGTTGACGGAGGGACGGATGAAGGTAACTGACTGGTTTGAGGCCGCAGAGGAAGTAAACAAACAGGCGAGCGAGCTTGAGAACAAGTTTTCCGAGGCATTTGAAGAGCTAGGGCAGGTCAGGGGAGAGCTAGAAATAGTTAAGGGAAAATTGAAGGAGCTCGAACCCTTCAAGGAAATCAACATATCAATGTCTCAAATTTATCAATCACAATTATTTGAAATGGCATTTGGGATAGCCAACGAGACACAGTTGGCTAAACTCAAGGAGTACGATTGGATTGCTACCAACGCCGTGGCATTAGGTAAGGACTGGTACGCAGTTCTATTAGTGTCAGAGAAAGGTACTGAACTTAGCAAGGTTGTGAAAGAGGTGGGACTGAGACGTCTAGAGTCCCTTGAGGGGCTTCAAGGATCGCCATCCGCAGCTTACTCGGAGCTGTCTAAGCAGGCTGAGGAGTTGGAGAGAAGGGCCCAAGAATTGAAGCGGAGATTCGGAGAGAGAGTTAGGAAGGAAGAATTAGAAATACGTGCAGTACTCGGTAGGCTTTGGACTGTTAGGGACGCAATGACGATGATATCGAAGGCGAGAGTCTCAGAGTTCTTCCTTCAGTTCGAAGGATTTACCCCAGAAAAACTTGTGAAGAAGTTACAAAAGGAACTTCAGGGTATAGCAACTGTAACGTGGGACAGGCCGAGACGGTATGGAGAAAAGGAAGAGCCACCAACCTATGTGCCGCTCGGAAAGGCAGCTAGAGTCTTCGAGTCCCTGACGGAGATATACGGAACTCCGTCCTATTGGGAGATATCGCCTACGGTGTTCCTAATAGTCTCCTTTCCCATTCTCTTTGCCCTAATGTTTCCAGATTTGGGAAATGCCATAGTGATCTTCCTTTTTGCACTATGGTTCAGAAAATATGGTATCAGGAGGAACAGTAGGACGATTAAGGACATATCACTAGTATTGCTCTACTCGAGTGTAGGCGCAATGATAACTGGACTTATTGCTCGCGGCTTCTTCGGGCCCCTCCCTGTAGGGGGGACACGAGAGCTGGGAATTCCTGGCGGTCAACCAGGACCTTTACCTTGGCCCATACCCACCTCGGTTTACACGGCGCCAGGTTCAATAGTGAGTGTCCTTCTTCCGTTCGGAGAGTATGTGAACATCTCTCAGACCGTGCCCAACGCTATACTTCTCTCGATATTGATAGGGGCGATCGCACTCTTCGTGAGCGCCCTCTTAGGACTGATTAACGCCATTAAGAAGAGGGATTTGGAATACATAAAATACGATAAACTTCCAGTGTTTCTGCTCTACCTTGTTCCCATCATAATTTTCGCCTATGGCACTACAGACCCCAGCAACTACTTTGGAGCAGTGATTCAAGTGCTCACAGGTGTCTTAAATGGCCTAGAGCACCTCTTCACTCCTCAATTGAACACTCCAGCTAATGTTCTGGGGTATATACTCATCTTTTGGGTGGGCCTTACATTGCTCTATAACTGGATAGCCAAGATTCTCCTATTGAGAAGACATGAAGGGGGATCGATCGGATATGCGGTTGGGCTAGGTTTTGTAGAAGGGGGTTTTGAAGCCGGGTTGCTCTTATTCTCGAACACGGTATCGTTTATTCGAATATTGGTCTTCGCGCTAGCCCACTACTACATCCTTTACGCCTTTTCCTACATGGCCTACTTAGTGGCTAGGACCCCAAACGTACTAAGTATACTTGCGAATCCTTTAGCAGTAGTAATATTGATAATAGGAAACCTGTTGGCCATAGCGCTGGAGGGACTGATCGTCTTCATCCAAGACCTTAGACTTCACTTCTACGAGATGTTCAGTAAGTTCTACGAAGGAAGAGGAAGGAGCTTCTCCCCGGTGTCCACTTACGTTAATCTAGAAACTACCTAA
- a CDS encoding V-type ATP synthase subunit F, giving the protein MGKVVVVGDRYTTSAFAVLGAEDMVLEDPYKLLETLNSIRRREDVDLVLVSRDLYEPVRESVDSLLLNLSKPVVTVIPTPFSQGTPLDVKKIIFKALGFG; this is encoded by the coding sequence ATGGGAAAGGTCGTTGTTGTTGGAGATAGGTACACCACTTCAGCATTTGCGGTACTTGGAGCCGAAGATATGGTACTTGAGGATCCCTACAAACTACTCGAAACACTTAACAGTATAAGAAGAAGGGAAGACGTTGACCTAGTTTTGGTGTCACGCGACCTCTATGAACCTGTCAGGGAATCCGTAGATTCTCTTTTGTTGAACCTCTCCAAGCCAGTGGTTACAGTGATCCCTACACCCTTCAGTCAAGGAACCCCACTTGACGTGAAGAAGATAATATTTAAGGCTTTAGG